Proteins encoded together in one Bacteroidetes Order II. bacterium window:
- a CDS encoding inositol monophosphatase, producing MAFEHERDIAVEAALQAGNLIRMHAGRLSSEQIREKSLHNLLTVVDDEAQRLIMSVLMDAFPAYGFLAEEQTEHHNKPGNARWIIDPIDGTTNFAHGVPPYAVSIALQVEKEVVVGVILDVSREELFTAIRGGGFYVNGVRKEVSSYATLQQSLLTTGFPFREWAHIDAYLAVLRHFMGTAQAVRRTGASVIDLAYLAAGRFDGVFKMGYEIWDVAAGGLMIQEAGGTVTDFLGGDTWLTGSRLVASNGLIHQQLLDGVVALQEI from the coding sequence ATGGCATTTGAGCACGAACGTGATATCGCGGTAGAGGCTGCCCTTCAGGCTGGAAACCTGATACGCATGCACGCGGGCAGGCTTTCAAGCGAGCAGATCCGAGAGAAAAGTCTCCATAATTTACTTACGGTGGTGGACGATGAGGCCCAACGTCTCATCATGAGCGTTCTGATGGACGCTTTCCCTGCTTATGGTTTTTTGGCAGAGGAACAAACCGAGCATCACAATAAACCTGGTAATGCCCGTTGGATCATTGACCCCATAGACGGTACCACCAATTTTGCCCACGGTGTCCCGCCTTATGCCGTAAGCATTGCGCTACAAGTTGAAAAAGAAGTGGTTGTGGGGGTTATTTTGGATGTTTCTCGGGAAGAACTGTTCACAGCCATCCGAGGGGGTGGTTTTTATGTGAATGGCGTACGAAAAGAAGTAAGTTCATATGCAACCCTTCAACAATCTCTCCTGACCACTGGTTTTCCCTTTCGCGAATGGGCGCATATAGATGCCTATCTGGCAGTACTCCGACATTTTATGGGTACAGCACAAGCCGTCCGACGTACCGGCGCCTCGGTGATAGACCTGGCGTATTTGGCTGCGGGGAGATTCGATGGGGTATTCAAGATGGGGTACGAAATCTGGGATGTAGCTGCAGGAGGTCTAATGATTCAGGAAGCAGGCGGGACGGTTACGGATTTTCTTGGTGGTGATACTTGGCTCACGGGAAGTCGTTTGGTCGCCTCGAACGGCTTAATTCATCAGCAACTCTTAGACGGCGTAGTTGCATTACAAGAAATTTAA
- the recR gene encoding recombination protein RecR, with product MHLTSQNVERLVEHFTKLPTIGRKTAHRLASYILKMPKEEVYALAEALVAVKDQVVTCSICCNIADMDPCPVCTSLKRDHSTICVVEEPNDVLALERTHEYKGVYHVLGGVISPLDGVGPNDLKIRELVARIAMGKPSSAQVMETQESYQNKTHAQVEEVILAMNPTVEGDTTAFYIAQLLQPFGVRVTQIARGLPTGSALEYADESTLSRALEGRVRL from the coding sequence ATGCACTTGACCTCGCAGAACGTCGAAAGATTGGTAGAGCATTTTACGAAACTACCAACTATCGGACGAAAGACAGCCCATCGGTTGGCATCATACATCTTGAAAATGCCAAAAGAAGAAGTATATGCACTGGCGGAGGCTTTGGTTGCGGTGAAGGACCAAGTGGTTACATGTTCGATTTGTTGCAATATTGCGGATATGGACCCTTGTCCTGTTTGCACGTCTCTTAAACGGGATCACTCGACTATTTGCGTGGTAGAAGAACCCAATGATGTACTGGCTTTAGAGCGTACCCATGAGTACAAAGGGGTATATCATGTCTTGGGGGGAGTGATTTCTCCGTTGGATGGGGTTGGCCCGAACGATCTCAAAATTCGTGAACTAGTCGCTCGGATTGCGATGGGTAAGCCCTCTTCTGCACAGGTGATGGAAACGCAAGAAAGCTATCAGAACAAAACCCATGCACAGGTCGAGGAAGTAATCTTGGCGATGAACCCAACGGTAGAGGGCGATACGACCGCTTTTTATATTGCGCAATTGCTACAACCTTTCGGTGTTCGGGTCACCCAAATCGCACGCGGCTTACCAACAGGAAGTGCCTTGGAATACGCAGACGAATCTACCCTAAGTCGTGCACTCGAAGGGCGGGTTCGGTTGTGA
- a CDS encoding FAD-dependent oxidoreductase, whose product MTQKPDILIIGAGLSGLICAKILQEKGVPYLLVEKSDGIGGRIRTDEVNGFRLDRGFQVLLTAYPQVKKHLNLNDLDLRLFYSGAWVHAGRAFQKVGDPKRHREDLLPTMMASIGRFSDKLRVLKMRKSLLSEKPDDIFEKPNMPTIEALRQRWHFSESMIEMFFRPFLGGILLDHSLRSSARMAEFVLRMFAEGSAAVPAKGMQAIPEQLASALPANKLRLNTAVTSISGKIVTLNTGEVLHPRWIVVATDGAGAGQLLKIPKSAKYRGVITLYFAADRDPVGKPVLVLEGEPKGPVNHLVSMSAVSKDYAPEGKVLLSVTVLDHQNEKPELLEAAVLKQLRLWFKQDLSDWTLLKIYHIPAALPDQRTELPFSKTGFKEVSPDVFMCGDHQETGSIEGALTSGVRTAEALIERWEQSTIQRPAP is encoded by the coding sequence ATGACACAGAAGCCAGACATTTTGATTATTGGAGCCGGACTTTCCGGTCTTATTTGTGCCAAAATTCTTCAGGAGAAGGGGGTCCCTTATCTGTTGGTTGAAAAATCCGATGGCATCGGCGGACGAATCCGAACCGACGAAGTGAATGGATTTCGGTTAGACCGTGGGTTCCAAGTCCTCTTAACGGCATATCCACAGGTAAAGAAACATCTAAATCTAAACGACTTAGACCTACGCCTGTTTTATAGTGGCGCTTGGGTACATGCGGGGCGTGCGTTTCAAAAAGTGGGCGACCCTAAGCGTCATCGCGAAGACCTTTTACCCACAATGATGGCCTCTATTGGCAGGTTTTCGGATAAATTGCGTGTTTTAAAGATGCGCAAGTCTCTTCTTTCCGAAAAACCAGACGATATTTTTGAAAAACCTAACATGCCCACAATCGAAGCCCTCCGTCAACGCTGGCACTTTTCGGAGAGCATGATCGAGATGTTTTTTCGCCCTTTTTTAGGAGGCATTTTATTAGACCACAGTCTCCGTAGTTCGGCGAGAATGGCCGAGTTTGTTCTTCGGATGTTTGCAGAAGGCTCGGCTGCCGTACCTGCGAAAGGGATGCAAGCCATTCCGGAACAACTCGCTTCTGCCCTTCCAGCCAACAAATTGCGGCTCAATACGGCGGTAACTTCAATTTCCGGAAAGATAGTCACCTTAAACACGGGCGAAGTGCTTCATCCCCGATGGATCGTCGTGGCAACGGATGGAGCGGGTGCCGGACAGTTATTAAAAATTCCGAAATCTGCCAAGTATAGAGGGGTAATAACCCTGTATTTTGCCGCAGACCGAGACCCTGTGGGGAAACCCGTTTTGGTTTTGGAAGGAGAGCCCAAAGGGCCTGTCAATCATTTGGTATCCATGAGTGCGGTCTCTAAAGACTATGCGCCTGAAGGAAAAGTTCTTCTTTCCGTCACCGTATTAGATCATCAAAACGAAAAACCGGAGCTATTGGAAGCAGCGGTTTTAAAGCAGTTGCGTCTTTGGTTTAAACAAGATTTATCTGACTGGACCTTATTAAAAATCTATCACATTCCAGCTGCTTTGCCAGATCAACGGACAGAATTACCCTTCTCAAAAACGGGATTTAAAGAAGTATCGCCCGATGTATTCATGTGTGGCGATCATCAGGAAACAGGTTCTATAGAGGGAGCCCTTACTTCGGGAGTACGCACTGCAGAAGCCTTGATTGAACGATGGGAACAGAGTACCATACAACGTCCTGCACCCTAA
- the recJ gene encoding single-stranded-DNA-specific exonuclease RecJ, whose translation MRPCTSAGFILAFGLVSPYLIWLLRFHKATLNHVLARYIGVRPMTPSKHWTVPAVHPQTVSFAKALCLPPLVGHLLLHRGFGAFPEAQAFLHPKMSDLHDPAHMHDMTRAADRIVHALKNYERIAIYGDYDVDGVTASAILWHMFRTLQPTLKVIRYIPHRLEEGYGLNKEALQKLVARDVGLIITVDCGITAVEEVASVANTNCDLIITDHHEQASSLPKAYALVHPRLAENGKKPYPFGELCGAGVAWKLAWQVARRWCASDKLPAKIRQMLLDLLPLAAIGTVADIVPLLDENRTIVRYGLAHINKTPFEGLNALIEASGLLKRSIEATQIGFVLGPRLNACGRLGHAKEALELLTTATGERAVALSEHLNEVNQSRQIKQEEMARQAGDQILQAGYQNPDTRIIILQSPEWHAGILGITASRIVERFHKPTILLQQREDGFSTGSARSIENFDLHSALTRHAHFFERFGGHAMAAGLTLQATRFEAFKDAMMAFSIEHLAEEDLVPHLHLDAEVQLATMNLATRAALQALAPFGRMNEEPRFLLRKVTLKGPPRIMKERHLSFVVRQNGTETRCVAWNKADVWAHLTDGTLLDLACTLDENHFQGQKSPQLTVLDIRLSTP comes from the coding sequence ATGCGTCCATGCACCTCTGCAGGATTTATACTTGCCTTTGGCCTTGTATCCCCCTATCTTATTTGGCTACTACGATTCCATAAAGCAACGTTAAACCATGTTTTGGCACGATATATCGGAGTGCGTCCCATGACCCCTTCCAAGCACTGGACGGTTCCCGCTGTTCACCCACAGACCGTTTCCTTTGCCAAAGCGCTCTGCCTTCCCCCATTGGTCGGGCATCTTCTGTTGCATCGTGGCTTTGGTGCGTTTCCAGAAGCACAGGCTTTTCTCCATCCGAAGATGTCGGACCTCCACGATCCTGCTCACATGCACGATATGACACGTGCAGCCGATCGTATTGTCCATGCGTTGAAAAACTACGAACGCATCGCCATCTATGGCGACTACGATGTGGATGGCGTGACAGCCTCAGCAATTCTGTGGCACATGTTCCGCACCCTTCAGCCAACATTAAAGGTCATTCGTTATATTCCGCACCGTCTGGAAGAAGGCTATGGGCTAAACAAAGAAGCCTTACAAAAACTGGTGGCCCGCGATGTTGGACTTATTATTACGGTGGATTGTGGAATCACGGCAGTTGAAGAAGTTGCCTCGGTGGCAAATACTAACTGCGACCTCATCATAACCGATCACCACGAACAGGCATCCAGCCTCCCGAAAGCCTATGCCCTGGTTCATCCAAGACTAGCCGAAAATGGGAAAAAGCCCTATCCTTTTGGCGAACTATGTGGTGCAGGAGTGGCATGGAAATTGGCTTGGCAAGTAGCCCGAAGATGGTGCGCGTCAGATAAATTACCGGCTAAAATTCGACAAATGCTTCTTGACTTGCTGCCATTGGCCGCAATAGGGACCGTAGCGGATATTGTGCCTCTCCTTGATGAAAACCGAACGATTGTACGTTATGGCTTAGCACACATCAATAAAACCCCCTTCGAGGGCCTCAATGCCTTAATTGAGGCTTCTGGCTTGCTGAAGAGGTCCATCGAAGCAACCCAAATCGGATTTGTACTGGGGCCACGCCTCAATGCTTGTGGGCGACTGGGGCATGCAAAAGAAGCCTTAGAACTGCTGACAACGGCTACCGGAGAACGGGCCGTCGCTTTGAGCGAACACCTGAACGAGGTCAATCAATCCCGCCAAATCAAACAAGAAGAAATGGCACGACAGGCGGGAGATCAGATTCTGCAAGCAGGTTATCAAAACCCTGATACCCGCATCATCATCCTGCAAAGCCCAGAATGGCACGCCGGAATTTTAGGGATCACAGCCAGCAGGATTGTCGAACGATTTCATAAGCCTACAATTTTATTGCAGCAACGGGAAGACGGATTTTCTACTGGCTCTGCACGCTCTATCGAAAATTTTGACCTCCATAGCGCACTTACACGACATGCCCATTTCTTCGAACGCTTTGGAGGACATGCAATGGCAGCTGGTCTCACGTTGCAGGCTACGCGCTTCGAAGCATTTAAAGATGCAATGATGGCGTTTTCCATCGAACACCTCGCCGAAGAAGACTTGGTTCCCCACCTACATTTGGATGCAGAGGTTCAATTGGCTACCATGAACCTGGCCACCCGTGCCGCATTGCAGGCCTTGGCCCCTTTTGGCCGTATGAATGAAGAACCACGCTTTCTGCTGCGTAAGGTCACCCTAAAAGGCCCGCCACGTATCATGAAAGAGCGCCACCTTTCGTTTGTGGTACGGCAGAATGGCACCGAAACCCGTTGCGTGGCCTGGAACAAAGCCGATGTTTGGGCGCACCTAACGGATGGTACCCTGCTAGACCTGGCATGTACCTTAGATGAAAACCATTTTCAAGGCCAGAAATCGCCGCAACTCACAGTTTTGGATATTCGGCTCTCCACTCCATGA
- a CDS encoding TetR/AcrR family transcriptional regulator has protein sequence MTITRAERIREASRQRRQQRRENMHHMIHEEATRQLSERGYEGFSLREVAEGIGYAPTTIYRYFRDKDDLIFSLFEAAFQSFSTALELARQKHAHPAEQLEAIGRGYVQFALDHPVQYRLLFMERGDLLSRLYERLKIAGNAYVGPMIVEEVVISGQSQGIFPPEVNPQHVASFLWAQVHGIASLGISCPDMFPMTAIEASLCSLSKTF, from the coding sequence ATGACCATAACGAGGGCAGAACGTATTCGGGAAGCAAGCCGCCAACGCCGCCAACAACGTCGTGAGAACATGCACCACATGATCCACGAAGAAGCCACACGCCAGCTTTCGGAACGAGGGTACGAAGGGTTTTCGTTAAGGGAAGTGGCGGAAGGCATTGGATATGCCCCAACCACCATCTATCGGTATTTTAGAGACAAAGACGATCTCATTTTTTCGCTGTTCGAGGCCGCATTCCAGTCCTTCAGCACGGCGTTAGAATTGGCACGACAAAAGCACGCGCATCCCGCCGAACAACTCGAAGCCATCGGACGGGGCTATGTACAGTTTGCTTTAGACCACCCTGTGCAGTATCGTTTGCTCTTCATGGAACGCGGCGACCTGCTTTCACGCCTATATGAACGTTTAAAAATTGCTGGAAATGCCTATGTGGGGCCTATGATTGTAGAAGAAGTCGTGATTTCTGGTCAAAGCCAAGGCATTTTTCCACCCGAAGTCAACCCGCAGCATGTTGCTTCCTTTTTGTGGGCACAAGTTCACGGCATTGCCTCTCTGGGGATTTCCTGCCCAGATATGTTCCCAATGACCGCCATAGAGGCCTCTTTGTGTTCGCTTTCAAAAACGTTTTAG